The genomic region GCCGCAGGGCGTCCTCAAGGTGACGGCGCCGGGCTGGTTCGCGAACCGGCGCTTCGCGGATTTGCTCGTCGGGTATCAGGCGCGCTATCCGGGCGTGCTCGTGGACTTGCGGCTCGAAAACCGCATCGTCGATCTCGTCGAGGAAGGCTACGACATGGCCCTGCGCGCGACGTCCGAGCCTTCGCCTTCGCTGATCGTGCGGCCGCTGTGCAGCATGCCGTTCCTTCTGGCCGGCTCGCGCGCCTATCTGGACCGCCACGGCGACTTGCTCCATCCGGACGATGTGGCGCGGCATCGCATTGTCTTGCCGACGTATGCGAACATCGATTCCGTCACGCTGACCGGCCCGGACGGCGCGTTCATCGTAAAAAATCATGCGGTGTTGAAAACGAACGACACCTCGATGGCGATGCAATTGGTGCGCGCGGGCATCGGGCTCGCCTATTTTCCGGCGTGGATCGTGGAGCCGGAGTTGGCTTCCGGGGCACTGGTGCGCGTGCTGCCGGCTTATTCGGCGTTCGCGCCATCGGTCTATGCCGTCTACACGAGCCGCAAATACATGACGACGAAGGTCCGCACGTTCATCGACTTTCTCTCCGAGTCGCTCGCCGACCCGCCAAACTGATTAGGAATACTCTTATTCAAGCGAAGTTTGCTGCGTGTGAAGATCGCGCCGGCCTCCGTTACCCGGACGGCCGACCTTCTTCATTGCATAGGCTCTCGCGCACATGGACTTCCCCTGGATTCCGTTGATTTTCAATATGGTGATGCTCGGCATCGTGCTGTTCGTCTGCCGCACGATCAACGCGGCGAACGGCCAGCTCCTGTGGAACGGCGCGCTCATCTACTTCGTCTTCGCCGTGCTCGCGATGGCGCTGGACTTCGCGTTGACGATGATCTTCGCGTCCGCGAGCTTTCACGACAACATTCAATATGAGCGGCTCGCCTCGCGCACGGCCTGGAGCGATCGCATTCTCGGCTACGTGATTCCGTGCGCCGTGTCGCTCGTGCTGGCACGCAGCTTCCGCAAGCGCCAGCGATCGGCAAAGCCGCATTCGGCGGGTGAATCTGCGGACGCGTCTTACGCGCCGTCGCAAGCGGCATCGTGATGAACCGGCTCGCGGAAGTGAAATCAACGAATAACGCCGTACAAAACGCAGAAGCAGTTCTACATTTCGTTTCTCTCTGATATACTTTCGCTCTTTCGGGGCGTAGCGCAGCCTGGTAGCGTACCTGCATGGGGTGCAGGTGGTCGGAGGTTCAAATCCTCTCGCCCCGACCAGAATAAGCCCGCGTAATCAACAGATTACGCGGGCTTATTGCTTTGCACGTCCGCCCAAGAATGGGGCATTTTGGAAGTCTTCCAAAACAAACCGCCGGTCAGGAGCTGGCACTACCGTACGCATATACGGTGCGGGTCAATGCCATGGCATCGTTCGAGGTCGTGCTCTTTTGCTTGCGTGGTGACAGCGAGCAAGTGAAGGCGCAGCCGGCTAGACGCATCTTCCCGAGTCAGCAAGAGGACTCGCTCCATATCTTGCACCGCTTCCGAAGTTGGCTGGTCAATACCTCCACAAGTCGCAGCTGAACGACAAGAAACTCAAGCCGGCTCAGCTGGTGAAACCGGTTCAGTCATGCAATCCCTCAAGAGCCGCCCGAAGGCGGCTGAGTGCACTTGCATTCGACGCCGTCAAACCTGCTTGAAGTAAGATGTGTGCGCCGAAGAATTTACGACCATTACAAATTGACGACAGACATCAAGAGAATCCCGCGGAGCCGCGATCCGTCTCTAGACTTCGTGAAGTTCGTCGCGATCATCTTGGTGATAATGGTCCACGTCACAGCGGTAGGATTTCTTTACCCGCTGAGAGATTGGTGGCATGCCGCGTCAGCGTATCGATGCATATCGGCAGCTTGCGTACCACTGTTCTTTATGGCGACGGGCGCGGTGATCCTTGACCGTCCCACCTCGCTTTTATCAAGCCTGAAGAGAATCGCTCGCGTCGGCGTGCCTTTAGTACTTTGGTCATGCATATACTTAGCGTGGTACCAATTCGCTTTGGATGCAAAGGTCGGAAACTGGCTGCTGGCAATTCTCCTGAATAGGGCGGCGGCACACCTTTGGTTCGTATACGCGATTATTGGCTTGTATATATTCCTGCCGGTCCTTGCGGTTTTTTACACGCAATCCACCGCCGGGCAAAAGGCGATTTTCTTGGCAGCTTGGTTCATCGGTGCAAGCCTGAACCAATTCTCAAGCAGAGTCTTCGGTCATCCGATCATCGCCATTGATCTTTCATACGCTCCGCTCTATAGCGGGTACGTGATCTTGGGAGCGGTTTTATATCGCTGGCTTGAGAATCACCGCGACCGCCATTGGATGCTCATTTCATGCACACTCGCGCTTATAGCCTTATGCGCGGCAATTCGACTGACGTGGGCTTGGCCCGTGTCACATCGGTCGACATCAACCGTTTTTTTCGATTACCAGTCACCCCTGACTGTTGTCGCAGCCATAGCCTTATTCGTCGCGCTGCAGCTCATGTTCGACCGCGTGGCCATCTCGTGGATTCGATCTACCGTTTCTTTCTTCGCGCGCCGGACGTTCGGGATCTACCTGTCTCACTTTCTGCTTTTCCAGTTCTACTTCACCTATGCGAAAGGCGATTTCCTTTACATCGATCAAATCGGCGCGTGGATATGGTTTCCAGGTGCGACCATTGGCGCCCTGATTCTAAGCGGGGCGCTCGTCTGGACGATACAGAAAGTCCCAGTGCTCAAGATGTTGAGTCCCGACTGACATCAACGTTTCGAGGGGACTGTGACCAGACAAGAGCCACGCGCCAGTTCATGCTGACGCGGGTTTTCTCTTTCGGGCGATGGGAAGGCTTTTATTGCTCTGATGGGGTGCGTCATCCATTGCGCCCCGCTCTCGCTACGCGCACTCGTCTATCAGCGCGATGAAGACAAGCCGCCGTTCGACAAACAATTGCGCTGCCCACGCAGCCGATGGAACCGCAGCGCCGCTCCTCCGCGCGGAAAACAGCCCCAACGTTTACGGTAGACTCCGCGCAATTGGTCACCTTCCCCGTTCCCCACTCGCCGATGACGCTCTCGCGACGCCTCTCTCCAGTCCTTCTTCTACTGCTTCTCTGTGCCGGCTGCACCGTCGGCTATAAGAACGCCGATCTGTGCAAGCAACGGATGATCGCAACTTATCCGAACACGGCTCCGAAGCTCACCTATGACCAGGCGAAGACGGCCAACCGTGGCGTGCGCGTCGTCGTTCAGGCCACTTATAAAATCCCGGTCGGGAATAGCTCCGCTGAGAAGACGCTCG from Caballeronia sp. Lep1P3 harbors:
- a CDS encoding LysR family transcriptional regulator, giving the protein MDALTSLRVFREVVEAGSFVKAAERLDISTAMTSKHLANLERQLGVRLLNRTTRHLSLTEAGNVYYEQCREALDILRAAEAAVGAVGAQTAEPQGVLKVTAPGWFANRRFADLLVGYQARYPGVLVDLRLENRIVDLVEEGYDMALRATSEPSPSLIVRPLCSMPFLLAGSRAYLDRHGDLLHPDDVARHRIVLPTYANIDSVTLTGPDGAFIVKNHAVLKTNDTSMAMQLVRAGIGLAYFPAWIVEPELASGALVRVLPAYSAFAPSVYAVYTSRKYMTTKVRTFIDFLSESLADPPN
- a CDS encoding acyltransferase; amino-acid sequence: MTTDIKRIPRSRDPSLDFVKFVAIILVIMVHVTAVGFLYPLRDWWHAASAYRCISAACVPLFFMATGAVILDRPTSLLSSLKRIARVGVPLVLWSCIYLAWYQFALDAKVGNWLLAILLNRAAAHLWFVYAIIGLYIFLPVLAVFYTQSTAGQKAIFLAAWFIGASLNQFSSRVFGHPIIAIDLSYAPLYSGYVILGAVLYRWLENHRDRHWMLISCTLALIALCAAIRLTWAWPVSHRSTSTVFFDYQSPLTVVAAIALFVALQLMFDRVAISWIRSTVSFFARRTFGIYLSHFLLFQFYFTYAKGDFLYIDQIGAWIWFPGATIGALILSGALVWTIQKVPVLKMLSPD